The Priestia koreensis genomic interval CGTATAATAAAAGCTAACCGGGACGACGCGTACGGACTGTACTTGATCGACAAGATAAGATGTGCCAGAAGCAAACGTCAGAGGGCGCTTCTCCTGATGTTCCTCCTGACCTTGCGGGAAAATCCAAACGCTTTTTTCATCCTCCAATAGTTGCTTAGCAAATTGAAGCGATTTTAATACGTGCTTTGGAGACGTGGGGTTCACTGAGAAAGCCCCAATTTTTTTAAAAAAGGAGAAGGATTTCATCCCCTCCTCCGACATCATGGCGTAACTATCGTGCTTGATTCGAACTGCGTTTATGTAAAATAAAACAAGGCCATCCCACCAATTTGAATGATTCACGATAAAAAGCGTCGCTTCACCTTTAGGTGGTGAATAAGCCTCTTGATAATGCACGCGGTAAAAATGCTTTTTTAGCTGATGATGGACAAAGCGTGTCAAAAGACGCTCAAAGAATGGACTCTTTTTCGGATAAATCAATCTGTCTCACTCCTTTCGCATACAAGCTCATCATCACGAGAAGTGGAATCCCTGTGACTAGTAGGGCCATATATAACCCTTCCATTAACGAGATGAAGCCGAACATGCTGACAATTAAGATATATAGCACGACCATTCTCTTTTCCCACGTTTCCGAATGAACAGACGACCGTTTTTTTAGTACGGCGTATAGTACCGTTTGAATCACGGCTGAGACGAAAAACCAGCCGAAAAAGTTTTGAAGCGGAATGCCATAATAACCCCCTGTTCCACTCCATATCCAGTATTCTTTGATAACGTAGGCAACAGGATCAATCATTAAATCCATAATCACCGCTAAAATAGACGTTATGATTGTATAGAAAAACCAGCCTGCCCGTGGCATCATTCGTCTGACAATAACGCGGCTTGTCACAACGACCATGAGCCATGCGGTTCCAATGGTTAGCGGAACACCGTATACTTGAATGCCAAAGTCCTTTTCGTAATGATACTGACCGAAAATTAATCCGTAATGAACGCCAAGACCTTCTGCAAAAATCGACGACGCCATGACGAAAACAGATACCCCGAGCGCTAGCCATTTTCCGTATGTTTTTGCTAAATAGATAAACGCAAGCAGACCACTTACATAGAGAAACACCGCGTTCGCCCATTCTAGCCAAGGCGGCAGTATATCAAAGCCTACTAGTAGTAAGCCACATATGTACCAAATGAGAAAAAACCGATAAACACCGTTTGCCACTACATTATTACCTCCCCTTCATGAACCTTTATTCTATCCTACCTTTTCTCGACATCCCAGCTTCAATGTGCCATGAAAGAACACTAGTTTTGTCATATCTTTAGAAGCTTCGTCTGTTTTAGA includes:
- a CDS encoding lysophospholipid acyltransferase family protein; translated protein: MIYPKKSPFFERLLTRFVHHQLKKHFYRVHYQEAYSPPKGEATLFIVNHSNWWDGLVLFYINAVRIKHDSYAMMSEEGMKSFSFFKKIGAFSVNPTSPKHVLKSLQFAKQLLEDEKSVWIFPQGQEEHQEKRPLTFASGTSYLVDQVQSVRVVPVSFYYTYHHDQRPELYVHMGDPISFHPDAPRAELTSTMASKLTEQLDEVKSFVIEEKNTGYETIVSGYKTISEWLTWWKGRGRK
- a CDS encoding carotenoid biosynthesis protein — translated: MANGVYRFFLIWYICGLLLVGFDILPPWLEWANAVFLYVSGLLAFIYLAKTYGKWLALGVSVFVMASSIFAEGLGVHYGLIFGQYHYEKDFGIQVYGVPLTIGTAWLMVVVTSRVIVRRMMPRAGWFFYTIITSILAVIMDLMIDPVAYVIKEYWIWSGTGGYYGIPLQNFFGWFFVSAVIQTVLYAVLKKRSSVHSETWEKRMVVLYILIVSMFGFISLMEGLYMALLVTGIPLLVMMSLYAKGVRQIDLSEKESIL